The genomic DNA CGCCGGCGGACGCGAAAGGGCTGCTCAAGGCCGCGATCAGAGACGACGACCCGGTGGCGTTCATGGAAGGCGAGCTGCTCTACAATGTCCGCGGCGAGGTGCCAGACACCGACGACTTCGTCATCCCGCTGGGCATGGCCGACCTGAAGCGGGAAGGGGCGGACCTTTCGATAGTCACTCACGGCAAGTCGGTGCATGTGGCGCTCCAGGCCGCTGCCGCACTGGCCAAGGAGGGAATCGAGGCGGACGTTTTGGATCTGCGCTCGGTGCGCCCGCTCGACGTCGACGCGATCATGCGGACGGTGGCGAAGACGAATCGCGTGGTCTATCTCGAGGAGGGCTGGCCCTATGCGGGCGTGGGCGCCCAGATCGTGACGCTGATACAGGAAGAAGCCTTCGACGATCTCGACGCGCCCATCCTCAGAGTCACGCAGGCGGACGTACCGATGCCCTACGCGAAGAATCTCGAAAACGTGGCCAAGCCCTCGGCGGCGCGTGTCGTCGCGGCTTGCAGGAAGACGCTTTACCGGTGACAGGTCCATCCTCATGAAGACGAGCTAGACGCATGGCTACCAAGGTTCACATGGAAGCCCTCTCTCCCACTATGGAGGAGGGACAACTGGTCAGATGGTTAAAGTCCGAAGGTGATTCGGTCGCGAGCGGCGATATCCTGGCGGAGATCGAGACCGACAAGGCGGTGATGGAGCTCGTGGCGAGGGGCGAGGGCAGGCTCCTGCGGGTCATGCTCGCCGAGGGAGGGACGGCCGAGGTCGGTGCCGTGATAGGGGTGATCGGGAGCGACGGCGAAGACGTCTCGGCCATCGCGGGGCCGGCCGGCGGCGGTTCCGCGAACTCCGGGGCGACTTCGG from Gemmatimonadota bacterium includes the following:
- a CDS encoding pyruvate dehydrogenase complex E1 component subunit beta — protein: MAEITYREALGEALAEEMERDPAVFLMGEEVAEYDGAYKVSRGLLDRFGERRVVDTPISELGFGGLGVGAAMAGLRPVVEFMTFNFAFLAIDQVINHAAKMHYMSAGRLPVPIVFRGPNGAALQLSAQHSQACETYYAHAPGCKVVTPATPADAKGLLKAAIRDDDPVAFMEGELLYNVRGEVPDTDDFVIPLGMADLKREGADLSIVTHGKSVHVALQAAAALAKEGIEADVLDLRSVRPLDVDAIMRTVAKTNRVVYLEEGWPYAGVGAQIVTLIQEEAFDDLDAPILRVTQADVPMPYAKNLENVAKPSAARVVAACRKTLYR